A window from Erythrolamprus reginae isolate rEryReg1 chromosome 11, rEryReg1.hap1, whole genome shotgun sequence encodes these proteins:
- the GEMIN7 gene encoding gem-associated protein 7 has protein sequence MTVPVAVLRLPRGPDGSSRGFDPNSARFQALGPSSLSCGASKDPGNLEQEQAARVLLRERYLRSLLAMAGRPVNFAMYEKVDVTALFGASDIDILNFQVSQLQTPLGIQREALLRCSDIIAYSFEV, from the coding sequence ATGACGGTGCCCGTGGCTGTCCTGCGCCTCCCCCGTGGACCCGATGGGTCAAGCCGCGGCTTTGATCCCAATTCCGCTCGCTTCCAGGCTCTGGGGCCGAGCAGCCTGTCGTGCGGAGCATCCAAGGACCCGGGCAACCTGGAGCAGGAGCAAGCAGCACGGGTCCTCCTGCGGGAACGCTACTTACGAAGCCTCTTGGCCATGGCCGGCCGGCCGGTTAACTTCGCCATGTACGAGAAGGTGGACGTCACGGCCTTATTTGGAGCCTCGGACATCGACATCCTGAATTTCCAGGTTTCTCAGCTTCAGACTCCTCTGGGGATTCAGAGGGAAGCCCTCCTGCGTTGCTCGGACATTATCGCGTATTCCTTTGAAGTCTGA